From Euwallacea fornicatus isolate EFF26 chromosome 35, ASM4011564v1, whole genome shotgun sequence, a single genomic window includes:
- the LOC136348785 gene encoding transport and Golgi organization protein 1-like, with the protein MFSFKSVYFVIFILIIHFSRSEISDKRLCVDEKCSGLISVGKTLKKYNSIEEGILSFGPDEEVKIFSYGAGTRPEFLGVEIAGKRGYVNKDFISETHRAQRPKVLVNTELSEKEQAPLNSENKISEIKADTTLKAFEIVDGTKIPLDIASLSTELPPSDGDVLKEFQDTKPLDAVSDSPLVENPDVSSKESIENFTQPIPTEDQSDEEEEGEDDNGDDTEDDSDDETDFELNESPEHKVKTVIQGAASDSIKEANTPSQILHDVLENAVSNMTESDEADQKNEGLVVGATEKTLPVSEGEQNNKYEDATRNNTDVTPPNIDKITTTLPEKKIDNNELSLEAETKEIALELKTESIVSEAVTETKTISTNSEEKNTKTLSVASDNVGLQNEEGNRRNEDGKQYVASEENNNNVVPTTQVPIEIEVLAQEVEAVTQDPAATISAEPLLSNPHNSPAENYVQVNNVETPKNEEPKDEGIFGGIGNILPLFNFVPKQEETAESASEINAPLIDNSSHLPLEDNRAEIVNFIENRAEDNNVEGKNSIRDYLGTEKMENVDLSNERVADEVVNPPEEIGITKETSVDPNDIHQEQSASLAGGFFSEILSLFGFSNEISEQVKPSFKEDIKHDVEIQKSHHVNDDIHIDHPLSNLHQKSHDVQTCDSKLEQCPQIAKQGFCDKDGDDCPQGEVVSIPKQHKLLRSISTESFEEVFVEAVSSDLFLYLTTTSFSVLVLIFVWILVDKCRREGPLIARINKLEQQLLATLKENDALHEKTTLFVEEKTQLVVETVPNEVVNELNDKLSKIVEEKLALEDQILALEKELDNSTEVGIELNKIISEMLNSGDGSEILKDNIEQMQKRLLEQQDTINSLNDTLNIRETESYEIKLELDIARKKVGDLQREVDMMVEKILKIEEEKDRQHGSLENEIAMYKNKCKEALTQEHVLRNNIISLNQKVADLQRLSDTKIKEYDSLKETLNTVKSVKNDKNALKSFLDVSEVKAQLEQMKSENLKYSQQISKEREANASYTTQFQNLTQEIEELRLKYEKADKDKVESTTKLEVLNNYFKEKEAQMRKEINKYESLWATKEGEATSTTERIRYMQEELQNYKSQNENLKQEIINQEVELKSQISMLEKKNQENWVIQRQAERKLEEARHEAAILRNRLTLRERTLAEGNNSIRMQSPPPHHQNGELPVSPNPTQSPPLLFNPRDHITKSPPLKVMPPPPFLPPPLAGTPFMPPPPLDRMMSPLNDISGMPPFLPGLAPGMFPGDHRPPPLGRMSSPPPVGGRYSPESTVYSEYDRYDRRTPSPPYDSEYGVSPPPIRGYSPYNDRDRLREDRRDYKRPQPRSNGRNSKGVHSSGSENDSLGRASKKPQRKV; encoded by the exons ATGTTTAGTTTTAAATCGgtatattttgttatatttattttaattatacatTTCTCGAGATCAGAAATATCCGATAAGAGGCTGTGTGTGGATGAGAAATGCTCAG GCCTTATTTCGGTCgggaaaacattaaaaaagtaCAATAGCATAGAGGAAGGCATACTTTCTTTTGGCCCGGATGAGGAGGTGAAAATATTTAGCTATGGAGCAGGAACAAGACCAGAATTTCTTGGTGTTGAGATAGCTGGCAAAAGAGGCTACGTAAATAAGGACTTTATAAGTGAAACGCATCGTGCCCAGCGCCCCAAGGTATTGGTAAACACAGAACTATCAGAAAAGGAGCAAGCACCATTGAACAGTGAAAACAAGATCTCAGAAATAAAGGCTGATACCACTTTGAAGGCTTTTGAAATTGTTGATGGAACTAAAATACCTTTGGATATAGCTAGTTTGAGTACAGAATTACCACCATCCGACGGAGATGTGTTGAAAGAATTTCAAGATACAAAGCCATTAGATGCAG TTTCTGACAGTCCTCTTGTAGAAAACCCAGATGTATCTTCCAAGGAAAgcatagaaaattttacacaaCCTATACCAACAGAGGATCAATCTGATGAAGAAGAa GAAGGTGAAGATGACAATGGAGATGATACAGAAGATGATTCTGATGATGAAACAGACTTTGAATTAAATGAGTCTCCTGAACATAAAGTCAAAACTGTGATACAAGGTGCAGCTAGTGATTCCATTAAGGAAGCAAATACACCCTCTCAAATTTTGCATGATGTATTAGAGAATGCTGTCAGTAATATGACAGAAAGTGATGAGGCAGATCAAAAGAACGAAGGACTTGTAGTTGGTGCAACTGAGAAGACATTACCAGTTAGTGAGGgggaacaaaataataaatatgaag ATGCAACAAGAAACAACACTGATGTCACACCACCAAACATTGATAAAATAACTACTACActaccagaaaaaaaaattgataataacgAACTTTCATTAGAAGCTGAAACAAAAGAAATCGCACTTGAATTGAAAACAGAATCTATAGTTTCAGAGGCCGTAACAGAAACTAAAACTATTTCCACTaattctgaagaaaaaaatacaaaaacccTTTCCGTTGCTTCAGATAATGTTGGTCTTCAGAATGAAGAGGGGAATAGACGAAATGAAGACGGTAAACAATATGTTGCTTCGgaagaaaacaataataatgtagTTCCTACAACTCAAGTTCCTattgaaattgaagttttggCTCAAGAAGTAGAGGCTGTAACACAAGATCCAGCAGCCACGATATCTGCCGAACCCCTTCTGTCAAATCCACATAATTCACCAGCTGAAAATTATGTTCAAGTTAACAATGTTGAAACCCCAAAGAATGAAGAACCGAAAGATGAAGGTATTTTTGGCGGTATTGGAAACATTTTGCCTTTGTTTAATTTCGTCCCGAAGCAGGAAGAGACTGCTGAGTCAGCTAGTGAAATAAATGCTCCACTTATTGATAATTCTAGCCATCTACCTCTTGAAGATAATAGAGCAGAAatagttaattttattgaaaatagagCTGAAGATAATAACGtcgaaggaaaaaattctataCGAGATTATTTGGGTACAGAGAAGAtggaaaatgttgatttaagTAATGAGAGAGTTGCAGATGAGGTAGTTAATCCACCTGAAGAAATTGGAATTACAAAGGAGACTTCTGTTGATCCAAATGATATTCACCAGGAACAAAGTGCCTCTTTAGCAGGTGGATTTTTTTCAGAGATACTCTCCCTTTTTGGCTTTAGCAATGAAATAAGTGAGCAAGTTAAGCCATCTTTTAAAGAAGACATTAAGCATGATGTGGAAATTCAAAAG AGTCACCATGTAAATGATGATATCCACATCGACCATCCTCTAAGTAATTTACATCAGAAATCTCATGACGTCCAAACCTGTGACAGTAAGCTAGAACAGTGCCCCCAGATTGCCAAGCAAGGTTTCTGTGATAAAGATGGAGATGACTGTCCTCAAGGTGAAGTAGTTTCTATACCTAAGCAACACAAATTGCTGAGAAGCATTAGCACTGAGAGTTTTGag GAGGTCTTTGTGGAAGCTGTCAGTTCAGATCTGTTCTTATACCTCACTACTACCTCATTCTCAGTTCTGGTTTTAATATTTGTGTGGATTTTGGTCGATAAGTGCCGACGGGAAGGGCCATTAATAGCACGAATTAACAAATTAGAGCAGCAGTTGTTGGCAACGTTAAAGGAGAACGACGCACTGCACGAGAAAACAACACTATTTGTTGAGGAAAAAACTCAGTTAGTTGTGGAAACTGTGCCAAATGAG gTTGTCAATGAACTGAATGATAAACTGTCCAAAATAGTTGAAGAAAAACTTGCTCTTGAGGATCAAATCTTAGCCCTGGAAAAGGAATTGGATAATTCCACTGAAGTTGGAATTGAACTTAATAAAATCATatcagaaatgttaaattctGGCGATGGGAGCGAAATTCTGAAAGATAATATTGAGCAAATGCAGAAACGTTTACTGGAACAACAGGATACTATTAACAGCCTAAATGATACTCTTAATATTCGGGAGACTGAGAGTTATGAAATTAAGCTGGAGTTGGATATTGCAAGGAAAAAAGTTGGTGATTTACAAAGAGAAGTTGATATG atggttgaaaaaatattaaagattgAAGAAGAGAAAGATCGACAACATGGAAGTTTAGAGAACGAAATAGCAATGtacaaaaacaaatgtaaAGAGGCCTTAACTCAAGAGCACGTTTTAAGAAACAATATTATT aGTTTAAATCAGAAAGTGGCTGACCTACAGAGACTATCGGATACTAAAATCAAAGAATACGATTCTTTGAAAGAGACTTTAAATACTGTGAAATCtgtcaaaaatgataaaaatgcattaaaatctTTTCTAGACGTTAGTGAGGTGAAAGCGCAACTGGAACAAATGAAGTCTGAAAACTTGAAATACTCTCAACAAATATCTAAAG AAAGGGAAGCTAATGCGTCGTACACAACacaatttcagaatttaacccaagaaattgaagaattaCGGCTGAAATATGAGAAAGCAGATAAAGACAAGGTAGAAAGTACTACCAAGCTGGAAGTACTGAACAATTATTTCAAGGAAAAGGAGGCACAAATGCGAAA ggaaataaataaatatgagtCGTTATGGGCAACGAAAGAAGGCGAAGCCACATCTACCACCGAACGAATACGCTACATGCAAGAAGAACTGCAAAATTACAA AAGTCAAAATGAGAACctaaaacaagaaattataAACCAGGAGGTTGAGCTCAAGAGTCAAATTTCGATGCTTGAGAAAAAGAATCAAGAAAATTGGGTGATCCAACGTCAGGCAGAGAGAAAGCTAGAGGAAGCAAGACATGAGGCGGCAATTTTGAGGAATCGACTGACCTTGAGAGAACGTACACTTGCTGAAGGAAACAATTCTATTA ggATGCAATCACCTCCTCCGCACCATCAGAATGGTGAACTTCCAGTCTCTCCCAACCCGACTCAATCACCTCCACTACTTTTCAATCCCCGGGACCATATTACCAAATCTCCGCCGCTTAAGGTGATGCCGCCTCCACCGTTTTTACCACCCCCACTAGCGGGGACGCCGTTCATGCCGCCACCTCCCTTGGATCGAATGATGTCACCACTGAACGATATTAGTGGAATGCCGCCGTTCCTGCCAGGTTTGGCACCCGGAATGTTTCCAG gaGATCATCGACCTCCACCTCTAGGCAGAATGAGCTCTCCTCCTCCTGTAGGTGGCAGATATAGTCCTGAATCGACGGTTTATTCTGAATATGACAG GTACGATCGAAGAACTCCCTCGCCACCATATGACTCCGAATACGGTGTATCCCCACCACCTATACGAGGATACAGTCCGTACAATGATCGAGACCGATTACGGGAAGATAGGAGAGACTATAAAAGACCCCAACCTAGGAGCAATGGAAGAAATTCAAAAG GTGTTCATAGTTCAGGCTCCGAGAACGATTCATTAGGCAGGGCAAGCAAGAAGCCACAGAGGAAAGTCTAG